One Spinacia oleracea cultivar Varoflay chromosome 4, BTI_SOV_V1, whole genome shotgun sequence DNA segment encodes these proteins:
- the LOC110775397 gene encoding uncharacterized protein: protein MAGGGINRRVSAASARSHTRKSNRKSSSSGLLKKLFLVSLVGLLAWAYQATRPPPPKICGTPNGPPITAPRIKLNDGRHLAYKEHGVPKEKAQYKFVYVHGFDSCRNHAVVAHFLSPETVESLGIYIVAIDRSGYGESDPNPKREVKSIASDVEEFADKLGLGEKFYLVGFSMGGQAVWSCLKYIPHRLAGATLLAPVVNYWWSGLPANLSAEAYNKQLQRDRWALRVAHHAPWLTYWWNTQKLFPILSVIDHLPEIFSRQDKEIVEQFAGMEDSSPVKQQGEYESLHRDLVVGFGKWEFDPTEVTNPFPNKEGSVHLWQGDEDILVPVTLQRHIAEKLPWIQYHEVVGAGHLFPYAKGMSETIIKTQLYLEN from the exons ATGGCTGGAGGAGGAATTAACAGGAGGGTTTCTGCTGCTTCTGCTAGGTCCCACACTCGCAAATCCAATCGtaaatcctcctcttctg GCTTGCTTAAGAAACTTTTTCTCGTCAGCCTCGTTGGTCTCTTGGCATGGGCTTATCAAGCTACTCGTCCACCTCCTCccaagatttgtggaactccaAATGGTCCTCCTATTACAGCACCAAGAATTAAGCTAAATGATGGAAggcatttagcctacaaagagcATGGCGTGCCAAAAGAAAAAGCACAATACAAATTTGTTTATGTCCATGGCTTTGACTCCTGTCGAAATCATGCTGTAGTTGCCCACTTTCTTTCTCCG GAAACAGTTGAAAGTTTAGGAATATATATTGTGGCAATCGACCGATCTGGGTATGGAGAAAGTGATCCAAATCCGAAGAGGGAAGTAAAAAGCATTGCGTCAGATGTAGAAGAGTTTGCTGATAAGTTGGGACTTGGGGAAAAGTTTTATCTGGTTGGCTTTTCCATGGGTGGGCAAGCGGTGTGGAGCTGCCTTAAGTATATTCCACATAG GCTAGCGGGAGCAACATTATTAGCTCCAGTTGTCAACTACTGGTGGTCTGGTTTGCCTGCTAACCTTTCTGCTGAAGCCTACAACAAACAGCTTCAACGGGATAGATGGGCGTTGCGTGTTGCACACCATGCACCATGGCTAACTTATTGGTGGAATACACAAAAGTTATTCCCTATTTTAAGTGTGATTGATCACCTTCCAGAAATCTTCTCACGTCAGGACAAAGAAATTGTTGAACAATTTGCAGGAATGGAAGATTCG TCTCCCGTAAAACAGCAAGGAGAATACGAATCCCTCCATCGGGACTTGGTTGTGGGGTTCGGCAAATGGGAATTTGACCCAACTGAAGTAACAAATCCATTCCCAAACAAAGAGGGGAGTGTCCACCTCTGGCAAGGCGAtgaagatatacttgtgcctgtTACATTGCAGCGTCATATAGCGGAAAAGCTTCCTTGGATTCAGTACCATGAAGTAGTGGGTGCTGGACAC